The following proteins are co-located in the Spirosoma montaniterrae genome:
- a CDS encoding rhodanese-like domain-containing protein, with protein MLAVSCASLTGMAQTSSKTYGTMLDALYKKTVPLVTVAELKKMPNTILLDTRARAEYDVSHLPNARWVGYDDFDLKRVQDISKDANVVLYCSVGYRSERVGEKLLAAGYRHVHNLHGSLFEWVNQGNPVVDNQGKTTQRVHAYSRLWGVWLKRGEKVYD; from the coding sequence ATGCTTGCCGTTAGTTGTGCAAGCCTGACCGGTATGGCGCAAACATCCTCAAAGACTTACGGAACCATGCTGGATGCACTCTATAAAAAGACGGTGCCTTTAGTGACGGTGGCCGAACTGAAGAAAATGCCCAACACTATATTGCTCGACACGCGTGCCCGTGCCGAATACGACGTGAGCCATTTGCCCAATGCGCGTTGGGTAGGCTACGATGATTTTGACCTGAAACGAGTGCAGGATATTTCGAAAGATGCCAACGTAGTGCTTTATTGCTCAGTAGGTTACAGAAGCGAGCGCGTTGGCGAGAAGCTATTGGCGGCTGGCTATCGGCATGTACACAACCTGCACGGAAGCCTCTTCGAGTGGGTTAATCAGGGCAACCCGGTAGTAGATAATCAGGGGAAAACCACGCAGCGCGTTCATGCATACTCGCGGCTGTGGGGCGTTTGGCTGAAACGCGGAGAGAAAGTATATGACTGA
- a CDS encoding SGNH/GDSL hydrolase family protein has protein sequence MRNLYMCLLLAVLSACQKSTFIDPQPAQPFTPVKEVAQSPLVVILGSSTASGAGASDYKHAWAGLFSSYLNKGKIINLARGGYTTYHILPDGQEGLVAKRPSADTLRNITAALKLHPTLMIISMTTNDVANGYSVDEVMYNLQTIRRIALDNGVKRILITTSMPRKLNAQATARWLQQRDRTMRAYEQDAVNFFDPLADADNLFQANLTPDGIHPNDDGHRLLFKQLVSRLE, from the coding sequence ATGCGGAACTTGTATATGTGCCTTTTGCTGGCCGTGTTATCGGCGTGCCAGAAATCTACGTTTATCGATCCACAGCCAGCGCAGCCTTTTACGCCTGTCAAAGAAGTAGCCCAATCGCCATTAGTTGTGATTCTGGGTTCATCAACGGCCTCTGGAGCGGGTGCATCTGATTATAAGCATGCCTGGGCGGGGTTGTTCAGCAGTTATCTAAACAAGGGAAAAATCATTAATCTGGCAAGGGGGGGCTACACCACCTACCATATACTACCCGACGGGCAGGAAGGTCTGGTAGCTAAACGCCCCTCTGCCGACACGCTCCGAAACATTACGGCAGCACTTAAATTGCACCCTACTTTAATGATTATCAGCATGACTACCAACGACGTAGCCAACGGCTATAGCGTTGATGAGGTCATGTATAACCTACAAACAATTCGGCGGATTGCGCTCGACAATGGGGTAAAGCGCATCCTGATCACAACCAGTATGCCGCGCAAACTAAACGCGCAGGCTACGGCCCGGTGGCTACAACAGCGCGACCGAACTATGCGTGCCTATGAGCAGGACGCCGTTAATTTTTTCGATCCGCTGGCCGATGCTGACAATCTTTTCCAGGCTAACCTAACGCCCGATGGTATTCATCCGAACGACGACGGGCATCGGCTTCTTTTCAAGCAATTAGTAAGTCGGTTAGAGTAA
- a CDS encoding T9SS type A sorting domain-containing protein, with translation MKGRIFYLIFTVCFSLVGLLSATFAQNVGAPTFSPNSVSACPGVVAVTFTATGSFSATNQFTILLSDGSGTSFPTVTATRSGTAGTYTVNATIPASTIAGAGYRFRVRSSAPIRESGISLATLTVVRPTSPGVTNPSPFCAGTTAPTLSATASAGGKLNWYGTDATGGTRTDNPGAVSNTADGVYYVSQTVGTCESSRAAISVDVIPRPASPPSVQSPQNACLNDPVRQLSAMLTGGSTRLRWYTVSTGGTFSEIAPQPPTSTTGTTFYYVSQVNASGCESAARASIEFKVNSLPGPPSVSMSSLTYCQGATIPALQATPGSGGSLVWWANATTINSPSNQPPAVNNQQTTTYYVGQLVNGCRTPDASRATITVTIVPLPAPPRVSAYEPTCVGATPNSLSAVASEGNKLLWWGKNSTGGTNTGQTVSVVDNTATATYYVSQIDNSTCESSRAPIRAEIKPRPATPTIAPPGVFCQGRASRKLEITNQAPGAIVTWFGSSGQLADAPTPSTDRTGPQSFSVSQTLSNCESVSRSTTTITVNAVPGKPTFTPPADVCEGTAGRPLSATGVNLLWYGTSETGGTGSVNASVVNTSAPFVRTTNYYVSQTNTEGCESDRAAIPVRVKDTPDAPSVQNVEFCQYYDPIVATATPVLNASINWFNADGTPSLSAPVAPRENVQTYTYRVGQTLEGCPSPTRAYTVRVKATPGQPGVSNIEFCNNGPSRPLSANGSSVKWYDDFDRPINGIPTPATDRVGFQTYKATQTNGEGCESREKAELKVEIKPLPGQPSVKNVAYCQQTPDQPKQNVTPVEATGENLTWYNTDGNRFGKDAPTPSLDQARVITYEVTQTVRDCEGPKARLSVTVNTSPVPAIGKPVLTYCIGDVTVPLTASIAPGGRLQWIDPYGTIRDEWTPPTLNVNVDPLGDKFEVFQIGANGCHSARASIRVIVNATPTLSLQALVPQVNLGLATPLQLKFTSVGPYSYTLTGGYSGTTRSADTTISVTPRGNTVYQIVSVTNGCGKGLPGNPATATVNVRVPTVTTSSLTASTLCAGTPLAVPFTTTGSFTSRNAFQAELISVADTSKKFAISASSVASPVLVDLPVSLPSGQYYVRAIATNPGVAVPGTNSPSILTVRSKPSATLTGTQRIYEGTPANLTFAFGGDGPWTVVYADSLRSYSATSATSPLIIEARPARNTTYQLTSVTNFCGSGPLSGSATITILPLLSVEDDPLGPLVNAYPVPTTTILTVDIDMALTRDPAILLLTDMSGRLMLERTTRNRRNDIDLSSQPNGLYLLRIQIGNSQTVRKVVKL, from the coding sequence ATGAAGGGACGGATTTTTTACCTCATTTTTACTGTCTGCTTTAGTCTTGTAGGTCTACTATCTGCAACGTTTGCACAGAACGTTGGCGCACCTACATTTAGCCCTAACTCGGTGTCGGCCTGCCCCGGTGTTGTGGCCGTTACGTTTACGGCTACAGGCAGTTTTAGTGCCACGAATCAATTTACCATTCTTTTATCAGATGGTTCGGGCACCTCGTTTCCAACCGTGACCGCCACCCGGTCAGGCACAGCAGGTACGTATACAGTTAATGCCACCATTCCGGCCAGCACAATCGCTGGAGCAGGTTATCGGTTCCGGGTTCGGTCGAGCGCACCCATCAGAGAAAGCGGCATCAGTTTAGCTACCCTGACCGTTGTTCGACCGACAAGCCCCGGCGTTACCAACCCCAGCCCTTTTTGCGCAGGCACAACCGCACCAACGTTGTCGGCGACGGCTTCGGCGGGTGGCAAACTCAACTGGTATGGTACAGATGCAACCGGCGGCACCCGAACAGACAATCCCGGTGCCGTAAGTAATACAGCCGATGGGGTTTATTATGTGAGTCAGACCGTGGGTACGTGTGAAAGTAGCCGGGCGGCCATCTCCGTCGATGTCATTCCACGGCCTGCATCGCCCCCTTCGGTTCAATCACCCCAAAACGCCTGCCTGAACGACCCGGTGAGGCAATTGTCGGCTATGCTTACGGGCGGAAGCACCCGTTTACGCTGGTATACCGTTTCAACAGGTGGTACATTCTCCGAAATAGCTCCCCAGCCGCCGACCAGCACTACAGGCACCACGTTTTACTACGTGAGTCAGGTAAATGCCAGCGGCTGCGAAAGTGCTGCTCGTGCGTCCATTGAATTTAAAGTCAACAGCTTACCCGGCCCGCCAAGCGTTTCGATGTCTTCGCTAACCTACTGTCAGGGGGCAACCATCCCAGCTTTACAGGCTACCCCCGGCAGCGGAGGGAGTTTGGTCTGGTGGGCCAATGCTACTACCATCAATTCGCCCTCAAATCAGCCGCCTGCCGTTAACAATCAGCAAACCACTACCTACTATGTTGGTCAGCTTGTGAATGGTTGTCGCACACCCGATGCCAGCCGGGCTACCATTACGGTAACTATTGTTCCGCTGCCTGCACCGCCCCGCGTTTCTGCCTACGAGCCAACCTGTGTTGGTGCCACGCCCAATTCGCTGAGTGCGGTGGCCTCGGAGGGCAACAAATTGCTCTGGTGGGGAAAAAACAGCACCGGCGGCACCAACACCGGGCAAACAGTCTCGGTAGTAGACAACACGGCCACGGCTACGTATTACGTAAGTCAGATCGACAACTCTACTTGCGAAAGTTCGCGGGCACCAATCCGCGCCGAAATTAAACCCCGGCCCGCAACGCCAACGATTGCCCCCCCTGGTGTTTTTTGTCAGGGTCGCGCTTCCCGTAAATTAGAGATCACGAATCAGGCACCAGGCGCAATCGTAACCTGGTTCGGTTCGTCGGGTCAACTCGCCGATGCGCCAACGCCGTCGACAGACCGGACAGGGCCGCAATCGTTCTCGGTTAGCCAGACATTGAGCAATTGCGAAAGCGTTTCGCGGAGTACGACCACCATTACGGTTAATGCCGTGCCGGGCAAGCCAACGTTTACGCCCCCGGCAGACGTTTGCGAAGGCACAGCCGGCAGACCGCTTTCGGCTACGGGTGTTAACCTGCTCTGGTACGGCACCAGCGAAACGGGCGGCACAGGCTCAGTGAATGCCAGTGTGGTAAATACATCGGCCCCATTCGTGCGAACAACCAACTATTACGTCTCGCAAACGAATACCGAAGGCTGTGAGAGCGACCGGGCGGCCATTCCGGTTCGGGTAAAAGATACTCCCGACGCGCCAAGTGTGCAAAATGTTGAGTTTTGTCAATATTATGATCCAATTGTAGCTACGGCCACGCCCGTACTCAACGCGTCGATCAATTGGTTCAATGCCGATGGTACGCCTTCGCTGTCGGCACCGGTAGCTCCGCGCGAAAACGTTCAGACGTATACGTACCGGGTAGGTCAGACACTGGAAGGATGTCCCAGCCCAACCCGAGCGTACACGGTTCGGGTGAAAGCAACGCCCGGCCAACCCGGCGTGTCGAACATTGAGTTCTGTAACAACGGACCGTCGCGGCCACTGTCGGCCAATGGCAGTTCTGTGAAGTGGTACGATGATTTCGACAGACCGATCAATGGCATACCCACACCAGCCACCGACCGCGTTGGTTTCCAGACGTACAAAGCAACCCAAACGAACGGCGAAGGCTGCGAAAGCCGCGAAAAGGCTGAACTAAAAGTGGAGATTAAACCGCTGCCGGGCCAGCCCAGTGTGAAAAACGTTGCTTATTGCCAGCAAACGCCCGACCAGCCGAAACAGAACGTGACACCAGTAGAAGCAACGGGCGAAAATCTGACCTGGTACAACACCGATGGAAATCGGTTTGGGAAAGACGCACCGACCCCATCTCTGGATCAGGCTCGTGTTATTACATACGAAGTGACCCAAACCGTTCGGGATTGTGAAGGGCCTAAGGCGCGGCTGTCAGTAACGGTAAATACGTCGCCAGTACCCGCCATTGGTAAACCAGTACTGACGTATTGCATCGGCGACGTAACAGTACCCTTAACGGCGTCGATTGCACCGGGTGGGCGGCTACAGTGGATCGATCCTTACGGTACTATTCGTGATGAGTGGACTCCGCCCACGCTGAACGTAAACGTTGATCCACTGGGCGATAAGTTCGAGGTTTTCCAGATTGGTGCCAACGGTTGTCATAGTGCGCGGGCATCGATTCGTGTTATTGTCAATGCCACGCCTACGCTGTCGCTGCAAGCTCTTGTGCCGCAGGTCAACCTCGGTTTGGCAACACCGCTCCAGTTGAAGTTCACCAGTGTTGGGCCATATAGTTACACCCTCACCGGCGGCTATAGCGGCACAACCCGCTCGGCTGATACCACAATTTCGGTGACACCGCGCGGCAACACGGTTTACCAGATTGTTTCGGTCACGAACGGGTGCGGGAAGGGATTGCCCGGCAACCCGGCTACGGCTACGGTCAATGTACGGGTGCCGACCGTAACAACCAGTTCGTTAACGGCGTCGACACTGTGCGCCGGGACGCCCCTTGCTGTTCCTTTCACAACAACGGGTTCATTTACATCGCGTAACGCCTTTCAGGCCGAATTAATCAGTGTGGCCGATACGTCGAAGAAGTTTGCCATCAGTGCTTCGTCGGTCGCATCGCCCGTGCTGGTCGACCTGCCCGTGAGCCTGCCCAGTGGTCAGTATTACGTTCGCGCCATAGCCACCAATCCCGGCGTAGCCGTACCCGGCACGAACAGCCCGTCGATTCTGACGGTTCGCTCGAAACCTTCGGCCACATTAACGGGTACGCAGCGTATTTACGAAGGTACGCCCGCCAACCTGACGTTCGCGTTTGGGGGCGATGGCCCCTGGACGGTGGTTTACGCCGACAGCCTGCGTAGTTACTCGGCCACGTCGGCCACCAGCCCACTCATTATTGAGGCACGGCCCGCCAGAAACACGAC
- a CDS encoding response regulator transcription factor has translation MPSILLVEDDPNLGLLVQEYLVLKGYTADRVTDGNQGLQQFMANPYDLCIFDVMMPKKDGFTLAKEVRMANRDVPIIFLTAKSMQEDTIQGFRIGADDYITKPFSMEELLLRIQAILRRYQRTTDLPETTTFQIGSFAFDYPHQLLTQNGVAQKLTSKESELLKLLAQNLNQPVSRSFALKMVWGDDSYFNARSMDVYVTKLRKYLKADESVQLVNVHGEGFKLIV, from the coding sequence ATGCCATCTATTCTCCTCGTTGAAGACGACCCGAACCTGGGCCTGCTGGTGCAGGAATATTTAGTGCTGAAGGGCTATACCGCCGACCGGGTTACAGATGGTAATCAGGGTCTCCAACAGTTCATGGCAAATCCCTATGACCTGTGCATTTTCGACGTGATGATGCCTAAAAAAGATGGCTTCACATTGGCGAAGGAAGTGCGCATGGCAAACCGCGACGTACCAATTATCTTCCTGACAGCCAAATCGATGCAGGAAGATACCATTCAGGGGTTTCGGATTGGGGCCGATGATTATATTACCAAGCCGTTTAGCATGGAGGAGTTATTGCTTCGGATTCAGGCCATTCTACGCCGGTATCAGCGCACGACCGATCTTCCCGAAACGACTACCTTTCAAATTGGCTCGTTTGCGTTCGATTACCCGCATCAGTTGCTAACGCAAAATGGCGTTGCCCAGAAACTAACCAGCAAAGAATCGGAGTTATTAAAATTGCTGGCACAAAACCTGAATCAGCCCGTAAGCCGTAGCTTCGCGCTCAAGATGGTCTGGGGTGATGATTCATATTTCAACGCCCGCAGCATGGACGTGTACGTGACCAAACTCCGCAAGTACCTTAAAGCCGACGAGTCGGTGCAGTTGGTCAACGTTCACGGCGAAGGCTTCAAACTGATTGTTTAA
- a CDS encoding glycoside hydrolase family 3 N-terminal domain-containing protein, protein MRNNVIRPIVLIGLLSVSLLTAFGLTKPGRRAWHRIVYKPAKVAPVRRAAIAAPNLYKPGLPARPVEVFTMSDSGRQWVDSVFKTLTPEQKVGQFFMVATFSNRHENHYQYIEHLIHNQHIGGLIFFQGGPYRQAVLTNRYQAASKVPLLIGIDGEWGLGMRLDSAMDFPKQMALGAIRDNDVIYRMGAEIGRQCQRLGIHINFAPVSDINSNPANPVIGVRSFGESKENVALKASAYMRGLQQTRVIATAKHFPGHGDTNVDSHHTLPTVSRSPEEMRDIDLYPFRKLIADSLMGVVTGHLHVPVIDNTPAMAATLSEKIVTELLKKELGFRGLVFTDALNMGGISRSSKAMDVNLRALIAGNDILLYPENVREATLTILSAIQQGVISQEFVDEKVKKILRAKYWAGLHQYKPIDLAGLSADLNSPEAQLLKQELCEQAVTVVSNPVSLLPLRQLDTLRLASVAIGADPGNVFQKTLNQYAPFTTVAIPDKPLSDVDLQNIMLRVGDANTVVVSYHRMSESATRKYGITKVSLDLITRLKQRGTKVIVTAFGSPYSLPQFAGADALVCAYQEFDEMQRVVPQVLFGGLGARGMLPISIGTLKVGLGELLNPEGRLSAGSAESVGMRTAVLSKIDAMAQAAVRDRVVPGCEILVARKGKIVYSKNFGALTYAPGAPKVTDETLYDLASLTKVLATLQAVMVLHDRKQIDLTQKASAYLTELRGTNKQNITLQDLLWHQSGMVSFYPTTWDRTRTAGGGLKTEYYSATRDSLHTLQIAPTLWGVPALRDSVWKWVIQSPMSRKTDTSGQPAFVYSDLNFLFLQKIVERVSKQPLDRFVTDNVYKPLGLHQLGFTPLQRLLNPVCAPTEQDTYYRNQLLTGTVHDQMAAVQGGISGHAGLFGNAREIATLLQMNLQKGTYGDQRIFNPLTVPYFSQTLSNRSHRALGWDKPNAESQSSVYLASQASARSFGHTGFTGNVVWVDPDEELIFVFLSNRIYPTAGNTSINTTKLRRRIHELVYSAIQ, encoded by the coding sequence ATGCGGAACAACGTTATCCGACCAATAGTGCTGATCGGTCTGCTGTCCGTCAGTTTATTGACTGCATTTGGCTTAACCAAGCCGGGCCGTCGGGCCTGGCATCGGATTGTATATAAACCGGCAAAGGTCGCGCCCGTTCGGCGGGCTGCGATAGCTGCGCCCAACCTCTACAAACCTGGCCTTCCAGCCCGGCCTGTAGAGGTTTTTACGATGTCTGATAGCGGTCGTCAGTGGGTCGATAGCGTCTTTAAAACCCTGACCCCCGAACAGAAAGTGGGGCAATTTTTCATGGTAGCAACGTTCTCCAACCGCCATGAAAATCATTATCAGTACATCGAGCATCTCATTCATAATCAGCATATTGGCGGACTAATTTTCTTCCAGGGCGGTCCTTATCGGCAGGCCGTGCTGACCAATCGTTATCAGGCGGCTTCGAAAGTACCCTTACTCATCGGCATCGATGGCGAATGGGGCTTGGGTATGCGCTTGGACAGCGCGATGGATTTCCCGAAGCAAATGGCGTTGGGAGCCATTCGTGACAACGACGTAATCTACCGCATGGGAGCCGAAATTGGTCGGCAATGTCAGCGGCTCGGTATCCATATCAACTTCGCGCCCGTTTCCGACATCAACAGCAACCCGGCCAACCCGGTCATTGGTGTTCGCTCGTTCGGCGAATCGAAAGAAAACGTAGCCCTGAAAGCCTCGGCTTACATGCGCGGGCTCCAGCAAACGCGGGTGATTGCCACCGCCAAGCATTTTCCTGGTCATGGCGATACCAACGTCGATTCTCACCATACCTTGCCCACCGTGAGCCGGTCGCCGGAGGAGATGCGCGACATTGATCTGTATCCGTTCCGCAAACTCATTGCCGACAGCCTGATGGGAGTCGTAACGGGGCATCTGCACGTGCCAGTCATCGACAATACACCAGCAATGGCGGCCACGCTGTCGGAAAAAATAGTAACCGAGTTACTAAAGAAAGAGTTGGGTTTCAGAGGGTTAGTCTTCACCGACGCGCTGAATATGGGCGGCATCAGCCGGTCGTCGAAGGCGATGGACGTGAACCTGCGGGCACTAATTGCAGGCAACGACATTCTGCTGTATCCCGAAAATGTACGTGAGGCCACACTGACCATTCTGAGTGCTATTCAGCAGGGCGTGATTTCGCAGGAGTTTGTCGATGAAAAAGTGAAGAAAATTTTGCGGGCCAAATACTGGGCGGGGCTGCATCAATATAAACCTATCGATCTTGCCGGACTGTCGGCAGATTTAAACTCGCCCGAGGCACAACTGCTGAAACAGGAACTTTGCGAACAGGCGGTTACGGTGGTAAGCAATCCTGTTAGCCTGCTTCCCCTGCGCCAGCTCGACACGCTGCGGCTGGCGTCGGTGGCAATTGGTGCCGATCCGGGCAATGTGTTCCAGAAAACGTTGAATCAATACGCGCCTTTCACCACCGTCGCCATCCCCGACAAACCGCTGTCGGACGTTGATCTGCAAAATATTATGCTGCGCGTAGGCGATGCCAATACGGTGGTAGTCAGTTATCACCGCATGAGCGAATCGGCAACCCGCAAGTACGGCATCACGAAAGTGTCGCTCGATCTGATTACGCGGCTGAAACAGCGCGGCACAAAAGTGATTGTCACAGCCTTTGGGTCGCCTTATAGCCTGCCGCAATTTGCCGGTGCCGACGCGCTCGTGTGCGCTTATCAGGAATTTGACGAGATGCAACGCGTGGTGCCACAGGTGCTGTTTGGCGGCCTGGGCGCGCGCGGCATGTTACCCATTTCGATCGGTACGCTGAAAGTGGGTCTGGGCGAGCTGCTTAACCCTGAAGGTCGGCTGTCGGCAGGCTCGGCAGAGAGCGTGGGGATGCGAACGGCGGTGCTGAGCAAAATTGACGCGATGGCACAGGCTGCCGTGCGCGACCGGGTGGTGCCCGGTTGCGAGATTCTGGTGGCCCGCAAAGGCAAAATTGTCTATAGCAAAAACTTCGGGGCACTGACTTACGCGCCCGGTGCGCCCAAAGTAACCGATGAAACGCTCTATGATCTGGCTTCATTGACGAAGGTGCTGGCAACCTTGCAGGCGGTAATGGTTTTGCACGACCGCAAACAGATCGACCTGACGCAAAAAGCTTCGGCCTATCTGACCGAACTGCGCGGCACCAACAAACAAAACATTACGCTCCAGGATTTGCTCTGGCATCAGTCGGGTATGGTGTCGTTTTATCCGACTACCTGGGACCGCACGCGCACGGCGGGCGGAGGGCTGAAAACCGAATACTACAGCGCAACCCGCGACAGCCTGCATACGCTTCAGATTGCGCCTACGCTCTGGGGCGTTCCGGCCCTGCGCGACTCAGTCTGGAAATGGGTCATTCAGTCGCCTATGTCGCGCAAGACCGATACGAGCGGTCAGCCCGCTTTCGTCTACAGCGACCTGAATTTTTTGTTCCTGCAAAAAATTGTGGAGCGGGTTAGCAAGCAACCGCTGGACAGGTTTGTAACCGACAACGTGTATAAACCGCTGGGACTGCATCAGCTTGGTTTCACGCCTTTGCAGCGGTTGCTGAATCCGGTTTGTGCGCCAACGGAGCAGGACACGTACTATCGGAATCAGTTATTGACAGGTACGGTTCACGATCAGATGGCGGCTGTTCAGGGGGGCATATCGGGCCATGCGGGTTTGTTTGGTAATGCCCGCGAGATTGCCACGCTACTGCAAATGAATCTGCAAAAAGGCACGTATGGCGACCAGCGCATTTTTAATCCGCTGACAGTTCCCTACTTCAGCCAAACGCTCAGCAACCGCAGCCATCGTGCATTAGGCTGGGACAAACCCAACGCAGAAAGCCAAAGCAGCGTTTATCTGGCTTCGCAGGCGTCGGCCCGGTCGTTCGGGCATACGGGCTTCACGGGCAACGTGGTTTGGGTTGACCCCGATGAGGAACTGATTTTTGTATTTCTCTCGAACCGTATATACCCCACGGCGGGCAATACGTCTATCAATACGACAAAGTTGCGCCGACGAATCCACGAACTGGTGTACAGCGCGATCCAATGA
- a CDS encoding T9SS type A sorting domain-containing protein has protein sequence MKKTVFIGCRFALAFTLAGGLATAQQAESPKAQPQKDEVTVKIIERNGNDVRETERTYRIDGMTDPQRDAMVTKLVDSLKAARKDGRQRQLTIIVEENADREVIRERNRTDRNRMQGDAYTFRNRAPRNGRDYRTFEYRRNADSLADRFKRFEFQFPRDWDRQLARPFEDWARNVGGKPSTIRGLEAFPNNPDRNQLNVRFTAPAKGDVSIVVTNPKGKEVAKRDLRDFSGEFVGQIDLGRNPKGTYFVTVTQNEDGAVKRIVVE, from the coding sequence ATGAAAAAAACAGTTTTTATCGGATGCCGGTTCGCGCTGGCGTTCACGCTGGCAGGTGGGCTGGCAACGGCACAGCAAGCCGAATCACCGAAAGCCCAACCCCAGAAAGATGAAGTAACCGTTAAGATTATCGAACGGAACGGCAACGACGTGCGCGAAACCGAACGCACGTACCGTATCGACGGCATGACCGATCCGCAACGCGATGCAATGGTTACGAAGCTTGTCGATTCGCTGAAAGCGGCCCGTAAAGATGGTCGGCAGCGGCAATTGACCATTATTGTAGAAGAAAACGCCGACCGCGAGGTTATCCGCGAACGAAATCGGACTGATCGCAACCGGATGCAGGGCGACGCCTATACATTCCGCAACCGCGCTCCCCGTAACGGACGCGATTACCGAACGTTTGAGTATCGACGTAATGCCGATTCGTTGGCCGACCGTTTCAAGCGGTTCGAGTTTCAGTTCCCGCGTGACTGGGACCGGCAACTTGCCCGACCGTTTGAAGACTGGGCGCGTAACGTAGGCGGCAAACCCTCAACCATTCGCGGGCTGGAAGCATTTCCTAATAATCCTGACCGCAACCAGCTAAATGTTCGGTTTACGGCCCCGGCCAAAGGCGACGTGAGTATTGTGGTAACGAACCCAAAAGGTAAAGAAGTGGCAAAACGTGACCTTCGCGACTTTTCGGGTGAGTTTGTCGGGCAAATCGATCTGGGCCGCAACCCCAAGGGAACTTACTTCGTAACCGTTACTCAGAATGAAGACGGGGCGGTAAAGCGCATTGTAGTCGAGTAA
- the hemB gene encoding porphobilinogen synthase gives MNIVRRPRRNRQSAAIRDMVQETLLSVTDFIFPLFVLEGQNIRSEVASMPGIYRYSTDLLLNEIQACVDLGLQSFALFPNLPESKKDKYATESHNPDGLYLQTVRSIKDRFPDVVVMTDVAMDPYSSDGHDGIVENGKIVNDPTLDVLGHMAVAQAQAGADIVGPSDMMDGRVGYIRQMLDVHGFQDVAIMAYTAKYASAFYGPFRDALDSAPKFGDKKTYQMNPANSREALIEAELDKVEGADFLMVKPALAYLDIIKLLRDNFDLPIAAYNVSGEYAMVKAAARNGWLDGDRAMLESLMAIKRAGANVILTYFAKEAAALLAYR, from the coding sequence ATGAATATCGTTCGTCGTCCGCGCCGGAATCGCCAATCGGCGGCCATACGCGACATGGTGCAGGAAACGCTCCTGTCGGTTACAGATTTTATTTTCCCACTGTTTGTGCTGGAAGGCCAGAACATACGTAGCGAAGTAGCGTCGATGCCGGGCATCTACCGCTACTCGACCGATTTGTTGCTGAACGAAATTCAGGCGTGTGTCGATCTGGGGCTACAGTCTTTCGCATTGTTTCCAAACTTACCGGAGAGCAAAAAAGACAAATACGCGACCGAAAGTCATAATCCCGACGGCCTGTATCTGCAAACTGTTCGGTCCATAAAAGACCGCTTCCCCGACGTAGTGGTGATGACCGACGTGGCAATGGACCCGTATAGTTCCGACGGACATGATGGCATCGTTGAAAACGGCAAAATCGTAAACGACCCAACCCTTGATGTGCTGGGCCACATGGCCGTAGCCCAGGCACAGGCCGGAGCCGACATTGTGGGGCCGTCGGATATGATGGATGGGCGCGTGGGCTACATTCGCCAGATGCTTGACGTTCATGGTTTTCAGGACGTAGCAATCATGGCTTATACGGCCAAATACGCCAGTGCATTCTACGGTCCTTTCCGCGACGCGCTCGACTCGGCCCCCAAGTTTGGCGATAAGAAAACATACCAGATGAATCCCGCCAACAGCCGCGAAGCACTCATCGAAGCCGAACTCGACAAGGTAGAAGGAGCTGATTTTCTGATGGTAAAGCCTGCACTCGCTTACTTGGATATCATCAAACTACTTCGCGATAATTTCGATTTGCCCATTGCGGCCTACAACGTCAGTGGAGAATATGCGATGGTGAAAGCTGCCGCCCGCAACGGCTGGCTCGACGGCGACCGGGCCATGCTCGAATCGCTGATGGCAATCAAACGCGCCGGAGCCAACGTAATTCTAACCTATTTTGCTAAAGAAGCCGCAGCACTGCTTGCCTACCGCTAA